The following proteins come from a genomic window of Pseudomonas sp. WJP1:
- a CDS encoding winged helix-turn-helix domain-containing protein: protein MRYAFTLKNGAMALFDPDTALLTITTTHGEVQSTTIGRAESRLLDLLLMEPGQTKSREEIIDYTWNDRVVASGSLNQAVFSLRNLLNDSRDHEIVMTVPRRGYCFNRLYVMDAHSDLPTPSDEAMPVPAIEAPAPQGNDDLPVPAVKTRTSTFITKAQLIGYVVTLGVCAFTGFHSGFDTTKIEVSSAKHHELAIHAVGQSVAEAEALRDLSVTQAQQLPANLKGDVWLNLFKTNYSISCIRSDQSTANLQLNSEQKDLALMIRQCLEATL, encoded by the coding sequence ATGCGCTACGCCTTCACATTGAAAAATGGTGCCATGGCCCTTTTCGATCCAGATACCGCCCTGCTTACCATCACCACAACCCATGGAGAAGTTCAAAGCACTACGATAGGTAGAGCCGAATCGCGTCTACTGGACCTGCTGCTCATGGAGCCCGGCCAGACCAAAAGTCGCGAGGAGATCATCGACTACACCTGGAATGACCGCGTCGTTGCCTCCGGTAGTTTGAACCAGGCCGTTTTCTCCCTTAGAAACCTGCTCAACGACAGTCGTGATCACGAAATAGTGATGACGGTTCCACGCAGAGGCTATTGCTTCAACCGTCTCTATGTAATGGATGCGCATTCAGACTTGCCGACGCCTTCAGATGAAGCCATGCCTGTGCCTGCCATTGAAGCGCCGGCGCCACAGGGCAATGATGATCTGCCGGTACCAGCAGTAAAAACCAGAACATCAACTTTTATTACAAAAGCCCAGTTGATCGGCTACGTGGTGACTTTGGGCGTATGTGCCTTCACCGGTTTCCACTCTGGCTTCGACACAACAAAAATAGAAGTTTCCAGCGCAAAACATCATGAACTGGCCATCCATGCGGTAGGCCAAAGCGTGGCAGAGGCCGAAGCACTGAGGGATCTTTCGGTTACGCAGGCTCAACAGCTTCCAGCCAATTTAAAAGGCGATGTCTGGCTGAACCTGTTTAAAACAAACTACTCGATTTCGTGTATTCGCTCGGACCAAAGTACTGCAAACCTGCAATTGAACAGCGAACAAAAAGACCTTGCACTGATGATCCGGCAATGTCTGGAAGCCACCCTATGA
- a CDS encoding outer membrane beta-barrel protein, with translation MLLRNLGFVSLLSLLSFQALADDKGLYLGAGVSNIETDKTHLNDEDNSYKVFAGYRLNSYLAFEGAFVDLGQFKDKNLDFDGKSVQASAHLGIPLGERVRIFGSVGAHAWDADGNAADDDTGVNLTYGAGVEVDVFRNIGVRAEYEVLEVGNINLNQTTASAFILF, from the coding sequence ATGTTACTTCGAAACCTTGGCTTCGTTTCGCTGCTTTCGCTGCTGTCTTTTCAGGCGCTCGCCGATGACAAGGGTTTATACCTTGGCGCTGGCGTCAGTAACATTGAAACCGACAAAACCCATTTGAACGATGAAGACAACAGTTATAAGGTTTTTGCAGGTTATCGTCTCAACAGCTACCTGGCCTTTGAAGGCGCCTTCGTGGATCTCGGCCAGTTCAAGGACAAGAATCTGGACTTCGATGGTAAATCAGTCCAGGCCAGCGCCCATCTCGGTATTCCGCTGGGAGAGCGCGTGCGAATCTTCGGCAGTGTCGGTGCCCATGCCTGGGATGCAGACGGCAATGCCGCCGATGATGATACGGGCGTCAACCTGACCTACGGTGCCGGCGTTGAAGTTGATGTATTTCGCAACATCGGAGTCCGCGCGGAATATGAAGTACTGGAAGTCGGCAACATCAACCTGAATCAAACAACGGCCTCTGCTTTTATTCTGTTCTGA
- a CDS encoding AraC family transcriptional regulator, whose amino-acid sequence MSLAPAKHEASFRQQKLIDGCRRPCSRLQFDSAVTLIGSVPHGCITLAISRTTVGRPTVNNHQLRPNEIIVLSGGESVHYTCEPNETLFTLTTTLEHYAQCVENHSLIDVLAYRQVHHFQVANFKLVQSAIDVFNAHLIDINEPDLKQRDPHEQSAADGELLVALLRALTPIGRCAQKPPTRRKIATEAIEYIHQNTNRPLNMKVLVKQLKTTTRSLHHGFVETFGTSPIAYIRNLRLAHVRRDLIRNTWPTVTETAMYWNFHHLSRFSKAYQEAYGETPSETARRKSSKLAAANK is encoded by the coding sequence ATGAGCCTCGCCCCCGCAAAGCACGAAGCCAGCTTTCGCCAGCAAAAACTCATTGATGGTTGCAGGCGCCCATGCAGTCGACTGCAGTTTGATTCAGCCGTCACGCTGATCGGCTCTGTTCCTCATGGCTGCATAACATTGGCGATCTCCCGAACGACTGTCGGTCGACCCACTGTCAACAACCATCAATTGCGACCTAACGAAATCATCGTACTGTCTGGCGGCGAGTCCGTGCACTACACCTGCGAGCCGAATGAAACTCTTTTTACCCTGACCACGACGTTAGAACATTACGCACAATGCGTGGAAAACCATTCATTGATCGACGTACTTGCATATCGACAGGTGCACCACTTCCAGGTGGCCAATTTCAAACTGGTGCAATCTGCGATTGACGTCTTCAACGCTCATTTGATCGACATCAATGAGCCTGATTTGAAACAACGTGACCCCCATGAACAATCAGCCGCTGACGGTGAATTGCTGGTTGCCCTGTTACGGGCCCTGACACCTATTGGACGCTGCGCGCAAAAGCCCCCGACAAGAAGGAAGATCGCGACAGAGGCCATTGAGTACATTCATCAAAACACCAACAGGCCACTGAACATGAAGGTGCTGGTAAAACAACTGAAAACCACCACGCGCAGCTTGCATCATGGTTTCGTTGAAACATTCGGGACTTCGCCGATCGCCTACATCAGAAACCTCAGGCTCGCCCATGTCCGCCGAGACTTGATCCGCAACACCTGGCCGACGGTCACTGAAACCGCAATGTATTGGAATTTTCATCATCTGAGCCGGTTCTCCAAGGCGTATCAGGAAGCTTATGGTGAGACACCCTCGGAAACGGCCAGACGCAAAAGTTCCAAACTGGCAGCGGCAAACAAATAA
- a CDS encoding glyoxalase superfamily protein, translating into MFSIEQAKQMAKQLRASLEERNQGLSHSTALELVAQQLGYKDWNTASAMLSPAAPQPTPTVTFDKPIPILRMFDEAKAREFYLDFLGFRVEFEHRFEADLPLYLGISRDGLQLHLSEHHGDASPGSTVFVPMNNIELLRDELLAKRYGYGRPDIVQQGWGQILEVYDPFGNRIRFCQG; encoded by the coding sequence ATGTTTTCAATCGAGCAAGCCAAGCAAATGGCCAAACAGTTGCGCGCCTCGCTGGAGGAACGCAATCAGGGCCTGTCTCACTCCACCGCGCTGGAACTGGTCGCGCAGCAATTGGGCTACAAGGACTGGAACACGGCATCGGCGATGCTTTCCCCGGCAGCCCCCCAGCCCACGCCCACGGTGACCTTCGACAAGCCCATTCCCATATTGCGGATGTTCGACGAAGCCAAGGCCCGTGAGTTCTATCTCGATTTCCTCGGCTTTCGCGTCGAATTCGAGCACCGGTTCGAAGCCGACCTGCCGCTGTACCTGGGCATCAGCCGCGACGGCCTGCAACTGCACCTTTCCGAACACCATGGCGATGCCAGCCCGGGTTCGACAGTGTTTGTCCCGATGAACAATATCGAATTGCTTCGCGATGAGTTACTGGCCAAGCGCTACGGCTATGGACGCCCGGATATTGTCCAGCAGGGCTGGGGGCAAATCCTGGAAGTCTACGATCCGTTCGGCAACCGGATCCGCTTCTGCCAGGGCTGA
- a CDS encoding DUF485 domain-containing protein, producing the protein MNHATESARIRNHPRYKELVSRQRTFVASLTAATLVPYFTFILVAAFAPQLLATKLSATSIISIGWPLGAVFIVGAWLFTGLYIHRANGEFDDLTAEIRAGAIV; encoded by the coding sequence GTGAACCATGCAACCGAATCAGCCAGAATCCGCAACCATCCCCGGTACAAGGAGCTGGTCTCGCGGCAGCGAACCTTCGTCGCCAGTCTGACCGCGGCCACCCTTGTCCCGTACTTCACGTTTATCCTCGTCGCCGCCTTCGCCCCCCAGCTGCTGGCGACCAAACTTTCCGCGACCAGCATCATCAGCATCGGCTGGCCTCTAGGTGCCGTGTTCATCGTCGGGGCCTGGTTGTTCACAGGGCTCTACATCCATCGCGCCAATGGTGAGTTCGATGACCTGACCGCAGAAATCCGCGCGGGGGCCATCGTATGA
- a CDS encoding cytochrome b produces the protein MQLRDNGLRFSPITVALHWVVAFTLLGIFGLQLLIGHAHSEAQQLQLGRVQNLLGLILFLVSSYRFWARVTSYHPLPVGTPNPIEVIISRSVAVSLALAMVLLPIAVWASRAAAGEVIELPGGWWIPSILPANHTLKHVVDVLFDIGASAFLAGLALHVFGAVKNHFLLKNNTLKRMLGKHVEL, from the coding sequence ATGCAACTACGAGACAATGGCCTGAGATTTTCACCCATCACCGTCGCCCTGCACTGGGTCGTGGCTTTCACGCTGCTGGGGATTTTCGGCCTGCAACTGCTGATCGGCCACGCCCATAGCGAGGCGCAGCAACTGCAGCTTGGCAGGGTACAAAACCTGCTGGGGCTGATCCTGTTCCTCGTCTCGTCCTACCGGTTCTGGGCGCGGGTCACCTCCTATCATCCGCTGCCGGTGGGCACGCCGAACCCTATCGAAGTGATCATCAGCCGCTCGGTGGCGGTGTCGCTGGCCTTGGCGATGGTGCTGTTGCCGATCGCGGTGTGGGCTTCACGGGCCGCCGCCGGCGAGGTTATCGAACTGCCCGGCGGATGGTGGATTCCGAGCATCCTGCCGGCCAACCACACGTTGAAGCATGTGGTCGATGTGCTGTTCGACATTGGCGCCTCGGCGTTCCTCGCCGGGCTGGCACTGCATGTTTTCGGCGCAGTAAAGAATCACTTTCTCCTGAAGAACAACACGCTCAAGCGGATGCTGGGCAAACATGTGGAGCTGTGA
- a CDS encoding cation acetate symporter: protein MKRLLLNLILPVLLCVFAARAMAGDVIQNVEKQPINITAISMFLVFVVTTLGITYWAASKTRSMDDFYTAGGGISGFQNGLALAGDYMSAAALLGVTSMIFFNGFDGVLYSISFFVAWPLLLFLFAERIRNLGRITISDIASFRLDQNRIRTMTAFGSLTVVCFYLVVQMVGAGQLIQLLFGLPYNYAVIAVGLLMAVYVTFGGMVATTWVQIIKAGLLLVGGTLLAFLALSKFGFSFDLLFEKAVAAHRDGERILLPSKLVADPLSLISLALGLVFGTAGLPHILMRFFTVPDAKQARKSVFVATGFIGFFYLIVAVLGLAAIVIVGQDPAFYESGNLAGKLIGGSNMPVMHLAKAVGGDLLLGFISAVAFATILAVVSGLTMAGTSAISHDLYVMVVRKGKAQAKDERRVSRIASVGIGIVAVVLGILFKDQNIAFLVALTFGVAASVNFPILVLSMYWKGLTTRGALIGGVAGLVSAVGLVILSPAVWVKVLGNAEAIFPYDYPAIISMNVAFLFTWLGSVTDRSHGAVLERERFDDQLIRAQTGLGAAQAVNH from the coding sequence ATGAAACGCCTCCTGCTGAACCTCATCCTTCCCGTCCTGCTGTGCGTGTTCGCGGCTCGCGCCATGGCCGGTGACGTCATCCAGAACGTCGAAAAACAACCGATCAACATCACCGCCATCAGCATGTTCCTGGTCTTCGTCGTGACGACCCTGGGCATCACGTACTGGGCCGCCTCGAAAACCCGATCCATGGACGATTTCTACACCGCCGGCGGTGGTATCAGCGGCTTCCAGAACGGTCTGGCACTGGCCGGTGACTACATGTCGGCGGCGGCGTTGCTGGGAGTCACCAGCATGATCTTCTTCAACGGCTTCGATGGCGTGCTGTACTCGATCAGTTTCTTTGTCGCCTGGCCGTTGCTGTTGTTCCTGTTCGCCGAGCGCATCCGCAATCTGGGGCGCATCACCATCTCCGATATCGCCTCTTTCCGCCTCGACCAGAACCGCATCCGCACGATGACGGCCTTCGGTTCGCTGACGGTGGTGTGCTTTTATCTGGTGGTCCAGATGGTGGGGGCAGGGCAGTTGATCCAGCTGCTGTTCGGCCTGCCCTACAACTATGCGGTGATTGCCGTGGGGCTGTTGATGGCGGTCTACGTCACCTTCGGTGGCATGGTTGCGACCACCTGGGTGCAGATCATCAAGGCCGGGTTGCTGCTGGTGGGGGGGACGCTGCTGGCGTTCCTGGCGCTGAGCAAATTCGGTTTTTCCTTCGACCTGTTGTTCGAAAAAGCCGTGGCCGCGCACCGCGATGGCGAGCGGATCCTGCTGCCGAGCAAACTGGTGGCCGACCCGTTGTCGCTGATCTCGTTGGCGCTGGGACTGGTGTTTGGCACCGCAGGCCTGCCGCACATTCTCATGCGCTTCTTTACCGTGCCGGACGCCAAACAGGCGCGCAAATCGGTGTTCGTCGCCACCGGTTTCATCGGCTTCTTCTACCTGATCGTGGCGGTGCTGGGCCTGGCGGCCATCGTGATCGTCGGCCAAGACCCGGCCTTCTACGAGTCCGGCAATCTGGCGGGCAAGTTGATCGGCGGCTCCAACATGCCGGTGATGCACCTGGCCAAAGCCGTGGGTGGTGACCTGCTGCTGGGCTTCATTTCCGCCGTGGCGTTCGCGACGATCCTGGCGGTGGTGTCGGGGCTGACCATGGCCGGCACGTCGGCGATCTCCCACGACTTGTACGTGATGGTGGTCAGGAAGGGTAAGGCACAGGCCAAGGACGAGCGTCGCGTATCGCGCATTGCTTCGGTGGGCATCGGCATCGTCGCAGTGGTGCTGGGGATTCTGTTCAAGGATCAGAACATTGCCTTCCTGGTCGCGCTGACCTTCGGTGTGGCGGCCTCGGTCAACTTCCCGATCCTGGTGCTCTCGATGTACTGGAAAGGGCTGACCACCCGTGGCGCACTGATCGGCGGAGTCGCCGGGCTGGTGAGTGCGGTGGGGCTGGTCATTCTCTCGCCGGCAGTGTGGGTCAAGGTGCTGGGCAATGCCGAGGCGATCTTCCCCTATGACTATCCGGCGATCATCTCGATGAACGTGGCGTTCCTGTTCACCTGGCTGGGCTCGGTCACTGACCGCAGCCATGGTGCGGTGCTCGAGCGCGAGCGTTTCGATGATCAGTTGATCCGCGCCCAGACCGGGCTCGGTGCCGCGCAGGCGGTCAACCACTAG
- a CDS encoding HvfA family oxazolone/thioamide-modified RiPP metallophore — MSRMSNKSRIGLIAVALAGSLNLASNAFAADALPQGYQLASAEKTSEGKCGEGKCGAEESGAKVTKAGEGKCGEGKCGDASFARTDADHDGRVSLKELLTVAPKGGEEFKAMDTNNDGFLSEGEVYKFRTNQFTSNGKKVPTELFTQMSKAKS; from the coding sequence ATGTCCCGTATGTCGAACAAATCCCGTATTGGCCTGATCGCTGTTGCACTGGCCGGCAGCCTCAACCTCGCTTCGAACGCCTTTGCCGCAGACGCGCTGCCTCAGGGCTACCAACTGGCCTCGGCGGAAAAAACCAGTGAAGGCAAGTGTGGCGAAGGCAAGTGTGGCGCTGAAGAATCCGGCGCCAAAGTGACCAAGGCCGGTGAAGGCAAGTGTGGTGAAGGCAAGTGCGGCGATGCTTCGTTCGCCCGTACCGACGCCGACCACGACGGCCGCGTTTCGCTCAAGGAGCTGCTGACCGTAGCCCCGAAGGGCGGTGAAGAGTTCAAGGCCATGGACACCAACAACGACGGTTTCCTCTCCGAAGGCGAGGTCTACAAATTCCGCACCAACCAGTTCACCTCCAATGGCAAGAAAGTGCCTACGGAGTTGTTTACCCAGATGAGCAAGGCCAAGAGCTGA
- a CDS encoding MFS transporter, protein MNYADRNLAYWRRNLAVCVFGSFTTLVSLSMLLPFLPLYVQQLGVTGQADVVQWSAVAFGATFFGTAITAPLWGRLADRFGRKPMLVRAAIGMAIVMSLIGLARDVTDLVVLRLIAGLIGGYASASIVMIGSQVPREKAGWALGVLSTGALSGNLIGPLVGGFLPQLVGIRGTFFVGGAMIAVAAITTIVLIREDFDRSTDGVRREKKLPVEGTGSRWPIIGALLMTAMMVLLANMSIEPIITVYIGHLGVAFDDQARIAGVVMACSALGSILTAARLGALADRVGSWNVIIGCLVLTGIVMVPQAFVTQWWQLAVLRGLMGMTIAGLLPAIAKLIRQSVEDHDTGKILGYLQSAQFSGQVIGPLIGGQIGAHFGLHHVFLMTGALLVLCAGINGWVRSRAANPRIVNSPKAIN, encoded by the coding sequence ATGAATTACGCCGATCGTAACCTTGCCTATTGGCGTCGCAACCTGGCTGTTTGTGTGTTCGGCTCGTTCACCACCCTGGTGAGCCTGAGCATGCTGCTGCCGTTCCTGCCGCTCTATGTGCAACAACTGGGTGTCACCGGGCAGGCCGACGTGGTGCAGTGGTCGGCTGTAGCGTTTGGCGCAACGTTCTTTGGCACGGCGATTACCGCGCCACTCTGGGGCCGGTTGGCGGATCGTTTCGGGCGTAAACCGATGCTGGTCCGCGCGGCCATCGGCATGGCGATCGTGATGTCGCTGATCGGGCTGGCGCGGGACGTTACCGATCTGGTGGTGCTGCGCCTGATCGCCGGGCTCATCGGCGGTTATGCCTCGGCTTCGATCGTGATGATCGGCTCCCAGGTGCCACGGGAAAAAGCCGGTTGGGCGCTGGGGGTGCTGTCGACGGGGGCGTTGTCCGGCAACCTTATCGGGCCGCTGGTAGGGGGATTTCTGCCGCAGTTGGTGGGTATCCGCGGCACTTTTTTTGTGGGTGGCGCGATGATCGCGGTGGCGGCGATCACCACCATCGTGCTGATTCGCGAGGATTTCGATCGCAGTACGGACGGGGTCCGACGCGAGAAAAAGCTCCCGGTCGAGGGGACCGGTTCTCGCTGGCCGATCATTGGCGCACTGCTGATGACGGCCATGATGGTGCTGCTGGCCAACATGTCGATCGAGCCGATCATCACGGTCTACATCGGTCACTTGGGCGTTGCCTTTGATGACCAGGCGCGGATCGCCGGGGTGGTGATGGCCTGTTCGGCGCTGGGCAGCATCCTGACCGCCGCCAGGCTCGGTGCGCTGGCCGATCGAGTCGGCAGCTGGAACGTGATCATCGGTTGCCTGGTGTTGACCGGCATCGTCATGGTGCCCCAGGCATTCGTTACGCAGTGGTGGCAACTGGCGGTATTGCGGGGGCTGATGGGCATGACCATCGCCGGCCTGCTGCCGGCCATTGCCAAGCTGATCCGGCAATCCGTCGAGGATCACGACACTGGAAAAATCCTCGGCTATCTGCAATCGGCGCAGTTCTCCGGGCAGGTGATCGGGCCCCTGATCGGTGGCCAGATCGGTGCGCATTTCGGCTTGCACCACGTGTTCCTGATGACCGGTGCGCTGCTGGTGTTGTGCGCGGGGATCAACGGCTGGGTGAGAAGTCGCGCGGCAAATCCTCGAATAGTGAATTCACCAAAAGCGATCAATTAG
- a CDS encoding MOSC domain-containing protein → MLQPEGQRTGIFKQPQAGPVRVELHGIVGDQHGDTRVHGGPEKAVHQYAAQNYQRLRQAFAPSAAQLVAGSLGENISAFGLSELNVHIGDVFRIGSSLLQVSQPRSPCWKINHRFDAEHMSMFVARERITGWYYRVLEPGLLQAGDRIELLERHNERFSIDQFWQVQLSHRPLIDDLLALADSVGLAADWKRRLGERAKWLLHKI, encoded by the coding sequence GTGTTGCAGCCCGAAGGGCAGCGCACGGGCATCTTCAAGCAACCCCAGGCAGGCCCGGTACGCGTGGAGCTGCACGGCATCGTCGGCGACCAGCACGGCGACACCCGGGTGCACGGCGGCCCGGAAAAGGCCGTGCATCAGTATGCGGCGCAAAACTACCAGCGCCTGAGGCAGGCCTTTGCGCCCAGTGCCGCGCAATTGGTCGCGGGCAGCCTGGGGGAGAACATTTCCGCGTTCGGGCTTTCGGAGCTCAACGTGCACATCGGCGACGTGTTCCGCATCGGCAGCAGCCTCTTACAGGTCTCTCAGCCGCGCAGTCCCTGCTGGAAGATCAACCATCGTTTTGACGCCGAGCATATGTCGATGTTCGTCGCCCGGGAGCGGATCACCGGCTGGTATTACCGGGTGCTCGAGCCGGGCTTGCTGCAAGCGGGGGACCGCATTGAGTTGCTGGAACGGCACAACGAACGCTTTTCCATCGACCAGTTCTGGCAGGTGCAATTGTCGCACCGGCCACTGATCGACGATTTGCTGGCGCTGGCGGACAGCGTCGGCCTGGCTGCGGACTGGAAGCGCCG
- a CDS encoding NAD(P)H-dependent flavin oxidoreductase — protein MKQDKTGFSGNVVTRLCGVEYPIFLGGMAAISGPQLVAAVANAGGMGVLGGLRLPPLALRRWIEETRALTDQPFGVNLVPQFGGPDVFEAQFQVILKEKPKLLSLFYAEKYAADMIPRAKDAGLLVMVQAGTVELARIAIAQGADIIIAQGSESGGHLNRGTIGIMPLLTSILAVAEGKPVLAAGGITHGDDVRALMSLGASGVVVGTAFIATDESNAHPLYKQKIVEASTDDTEYRTGYSFGWTYGTPHRVIPNRDKWNLLRLIGGGARAIDKPRMAQKLSLYAGQGVGKIHSVVPAAERVAELTSGLAPITRLAFGEINRATALG, from the coding sequence ATGAAACAGGACAAAACCGGTTTTTCGGGTAATGTCGTCACCCGGCTCTGCGGCGTGGAGTACCCGATATTCCTCGGCGGCATGGCCGCCATTTCCGGCCCGCAACTGGTCGCGGCAGTGGCCAACGCCGGGGGCATGGGCGTGCTCGGCGGCTTGCGCCTGCCGCCCTTGGCCTTGCGTCGCTGGATCGAGGAAACGCGTGCGCTGACCGACCAGCCCTTCGGGGTGAACCTGGTGCCGCAGTTCGGTGGACCGGATGTTTTCGAAGCGCAGTTTCAGGTGATTCTCAAGGAAAAGCCCAAATTGCTGTCGCTGTTTTATGCCGAGAAGTATGCCGCCGACATGATTCCCCGAGCGAAAGACGCCGGGCTGCTGGTCATGGTGCAAGCAGGGACGGTGGAGCTGGCCCGCATCGCCATCGCCCAGGGCGCGGACATCATCATCGCCCAGGGCAGTGAAAGTGGTGGGCACCTCAATCGCGGCACGATCGGCATCATGCCGTTGTTGACGTCGATCCTGGCGGTCGCCGAGGGCAAGCCGGTGCTGGCGGCCGGTGGCATCACCCACGGCGACGACGTGCGCGCACTGATGTCGCTGGGTGCATCGGGGGTGGTGGTGGGCACGGCGTTCATTGCCACCGATGAGTCCAACGCCCATCCGCTGTACAAGCAGAAGATCGTCGAAGCGAGCACCGATGACACCGAGTACCGCACCGGCTATTCCTTCGGCTGGACCTACGGCACGCCGCACCGGGTGATCCCCAATCGGGACAAGTGGAATTTGCTGCGCTTGATCGGCGGAGGCGCCCGGGCGATCGACAAACCGCGGATGGCACAGAAGTTGTCGCTGTATGCGGGGCAGGGGGTGGGCAAGATCCACAGTGTCGTGCCGGCGGCGGAGCGGGTGGCGGAGCTGACGAGTGGCCTGGCGCCGATCACCCGCCTGGCGTTCGGCGAAATCAATCGTGCCACCGCGTTGGGCTGA
- a CDS encoding LysR family transcriptional regulator has product MEMRQLKIFCAVAELGSFTAAALQVNTVQSNVTMRVKELEAELNRELFIRRKSGVVLTSAGETFLGYARRILQLTDESRSALMDTGSPTGLLRLGSMETTAAIRLPQVLTRYREQYPDVQLSLLTGTTVELIKAIESHRLDGAFVGGFHQNSALAQEEVFCEELVLVSSNQFETLPALIDKMPQQTVLVFRTGCFYRSTLENWFYQVGLVPNQIMELGTLDGILSCVAAGMGVTLLPKAIAENCSVRHAIRCHTLPAEFANVSTVFIRRNDTMITSAMSAFIGLAQQQIAKPATAHGPL; this is encoded by the coding sequence ATGGAAATGCGCCAACTGAAGATTTTCTGCGCCGTGGCCGAACTGGGCAGCTTCACCGCCGCCGCGTTGCAGGTGAATACCGTGCAGTCCAACGTCACCATGCGCGTCAAGGAACTGGAAGCCGAACTCAATCGCGAACTGTTCATCCGCAGGAAGTCCGGGGTGGTACTCACCTCGGCGGGCGAGACCTTTCTCGGTTATGCGCGGCGCATCCTGCAACTCACAGACGAAAGCCGCAGCGCCCTGATGGACACCGGCAGCCCGACCGGCCTGCTCAGGCTGGGCTCGATGGAAACCACCGCCGCCATTCGCTTGCCGCAAGTGCTGACTCGCTACCGCGAGCAGTACCCCGACGTGCAGTTGTCGTTGCTGACCGGCACCACGGTCGAGTTGATCAAGGCCATTGAATCTCATCGCCTCGACGGTGCCTTCGTCGGCGGCTTCCACCAGAACTCGGCGCTGGCCCAGGAAGAGGTGTTCTGCGAAGAGTTGGTGCTGGTCAGCAGCAACCAGTTCGAAACGCTGCCGGCGCTGATCGATAAAATGCCCCAGCAGACCGTGCTGGTGTTCCGCACCGGCTGCTTCTATCGCTCGACCCTGGAAAACTGGTTCTACCAGGTGGGACTGGTGCCCAACCAGATCATGGAACTGGGCACGCTCGACGGCATCCTGTCGTGTGTGGCGGCGGGCATGGGCGTGACCCTGCTGCCCAAGGCCATCGCGGAAAACTGCAGCGTGCGCCATGCAATCCGCTGCCACACCCTGCCGGCGGAATTCGCCAATGTCTCCACGGTGTTCATCCGCCGCAACGATACGATGATCACCTCGGCGATGAGTGCGTTCATCGGCCTGGCGCAACAACAGATCGCCAAGCCTGCGACCGCACACGGCCCCCTGTAG
- a CDS encoding D-cysteine desulfhydrase family protein yields the protein MPHDLTHLDAALAAYPRVALLEGPTPIQELSRLSGLPELNGCHLYVKRDDLTGLGGGGNKLRKLEFLLGEALAEGADTLVTWGGFQSNHARLTAAVAARHGLACELILTPSAVRTDDDFCHNGNVLLDALFGAKVHRLARGVLPDAYAAQLVDTLKGQGKKPFVMPLGGSSPRGSLGYAACAGEILRQADALGVHFEQIIVPNGSAGTHSGLLAGITLAGASTQILGYSVLASEEQATATTLEKTRQVLRLLDRSTTLADQSVRLDGSQRGDAYGAPTEAMLEAVHLLASREGLLTDPVYGGKAFAGLLAAVRHGDYPAGSNLLFVMTGGMPGLFAYRSAFD from the coding sequence ATGCCCCACGACTTGACTCATCTTGATGCCGCGCTGGCCGCGTACCCCCGGGTGGCCCTGCTCGAAGGCCCGACCCCGATCCAGGAACTGTCCCGCTTGAGCGGCTTGCCCGAACTCAATGGCTGCCACCTCTACGTCAAACGCGACGACCTGACCGGTCTCGGCGGTGGCGGAAACAAACTGCGAAAACTGGAATTCCTGCTCGGCGAAGCCTTGGCCGAAGGTGCCGACACACTGGTGACCTGGGGCGGTTTTCAATCCAACCATGCAAGGCTGACCGCCGCGGTGGCGGCCCGTCATGGCCTGGCCTGCGAGCTGATCCTGACGCCCTCGGCCGTGCGCACTGACGATGACTTTTGCCACAACGGCAATGTGCTGCTGGATGCACTGTTTGGCGCGAAGGTCCATCGACTGGCTCGGGGTGTCTTGCCTGATGCCTATGCGGCGCAGTTGGTCGACACGCTGAAGGGCCAAGGCAAGAAGCCCTTTGTGATGCCCCTCGGCGGGTCCAGCCCCCGGGGCAGCCTGGGTTATGCCGCCTGCGCGGGCGAAATCCTGCGCCAGGCGGATGCGCTGGGCGTGCATTTCGAGCAAATCATCGTGCCCAATGGCAGCGCCGGCACGCATTCAGGGCTATTGGCCGGCATCACCCTGGCTGGCGCATCGACGCAAATCCTTGGCTACTCGGTGCTGGCGAGCGAGGAACAGGCCACGGCCACGACCCTGGAAAAAACCCGCCAGGTTCTGCGGCTGCTTGATCGGTCCACAACGCTGGCCGATCAGTCGGTTCGCTTGGATGGCAGTCAACGTGGCGATGCTTATGGCGCGCCGACTGAAGCGATGCTCGAAGCGGTGCATCTGCTGGCGTCCCGGGAAGGCTTGCTCACCGATCCCGTCTACGGCGGCAAGGCCTTTGCCGGGCTGCTCGCGGCTGTACGGCATGGTGATTATCCGGCGGGAAGTAATCTGCTGTTCGTGATGACTGGCGGCATGCCTGGGTTGTTTGCCTACCGCAGTGCCTTTGACTGA